From Gemmatimonadota bacterium, a single genomic window includes:
- a CDS encoding energy-coupling factor transporter transmembrane protein EcfT: MSRGLAARAHPFTAGSVSLAMVLLAVLVPAPNGPPLLYAAVCLIALLTGVGRAVRQGMLLAAPLWILLFLMHGVLGEGPRIDAPWGGTLSASGIAWAIEQGSRLAAIVTASLAFALAFDPHRFLQAAIARRWPFSVAFLVVATLDAMGRFGEQATRLREAQRTRGLKVRGSIATRARAIPALVFPLLLASLTEADEQALALETRGLTAPGRRTALDPPADGALDHLVRWSALAVVLVMLWWRVTR; this comes from the coding sequence ATGAGCCGTGGCCTGGCCGCGCGGGCGCACCCGTTCACCGCCGGGAGCGTGTCGCTGGCGATGGTGCTGCTGGCCGTGCTGGTCCCGGCACCGAATGGCCCGCCGCTGCTCTACGCGGCGGTCTGCCTGATCGCCCTCCTCACCGGCGTCGGGCGCGCTGTGCGGCAAGGAATGCTGCTCGCCGCGCCGCTCTGGATCCTCCTCTTCCTGATGCATGGCGTGCTGGGCGAGGGGCCGCGGATCGACGCCCCGTGGGGTGGCACGCTCTCCGCGTCCGGCATCGCGTGGGCCATTGAGCAAGGGAGTCGACTCGCCGCGATCGTCACCGCCTCGCTCGCCTTTGCCCTTGCCTTCGATCCGCACCGCTTTCTTCAGGCGGCGATTGCCCGGCGCTGGCCCTTCAGCGTGGCGTTCCTGGTCGTCGCCACCCTCGATGCCATGGGCCGCTTCGGCGAACAGGCCACCCGGCTGCGTGAGGCCCAGCGCACCCGCGGCCTCAAGGTGCGCGGATCGATCGCGACCCGCGCCCGCGCCATCCCCGCCCTGGTCTTCCCGCTGTTGCTCGCGTCGCTGACCGAGGCCGACGAGCAGGCGCTCGCGCTCGAGACCCGCGGGCTCACCGCCCCGGGGCGCCGCACGGCACTGGATCCGCCGGCCGACGGTGCCCTCGATCATCTGGTCCGCTGGAGTGCGCTCGCGGTGGTGCTGGTGATGCTCTGGTGGCGAGTGACGCGATGA
- a CDS encoding alpha/beta hydrolase, translating into MTERTITRQVRGVSLFERRIGEGPEVIVLHGGPGAHHDYLLPGMDALATHRTLVYYDQRGGGRSPVARDVAVGWREQVADLEALRDVWGLEQLHLLGYSWGGLLAMLYAVTHPTRVASLALVSPAPAAKQERAVYEAALAARNATPELLAQRKALQESGLRAHDIPAYNQRLFELAVAGYFHDPSRVGELTPFRLTGRTQQEVWNSLGEDFDLRPALRALDVKAIVVHGDDDPIPLATAEATAAALRAPCVVLHDCGHVPYVEAAADFRAALDPFLPRA; encoded by the coding sequence GTGACGGAACGCACCATCACGCGCCAGGTGCGCGGCGTCTCGCTCTTCGAACGACGCATCGGCGAGGGCCCCGAGGTCATCGTGCTGCATGGCGGCCCCGGTGCGCATCACGACTACCTCCTCCCCGGCATGGATGCCCTCGCGACCCACCGCACGCTGGTCTACTACGATCAGCGCGGTGGTGGCCGCTCGCCGGTGGCGCGCGATGTTGCCGTCGGTTGGCGCGAACAGGTCGCCGATCTTGAGGCGCTGCGCGATGTCTGGGGGCTCGAGCAGCTGCATCTCCTCGGCTACTCGTGGGGCGGGCTGCTCGCGATGCTCTACGCCGTGACGCACCCGACGCGCGTCGCGTCGCTCGCGCTCGTCTCGCCGGCACCGGCGGCGAAGCAGGAACGGGCCGTGTATGAGGCGGCACTCGCCGCCCGCAATGCCACGCCGGAGCTGCTCGCCCAGCGGAAGGCACTGCAGGAGAGTGGCCTCCGGGCGCACGACATTCCGGCCTACAATCAACGCCTCTTCGAGCTCGCCGTCGCCGGCTACTTCCACGATCCGTCGCGGGTCGGTGAGTTGACGCCGTTCCGCCTCACCGGCCGCACGCAGCAGGAAGTCTGGAACTCCCTCGGCGAGGACTTCGACCTGCGCCCCGCGCTCCGTGCACTCGACGTGAAGGCCATCGTCGTGCACGGCGACGACGATCCGATTCCGCTCGCGACCGCCGAGGCCACGGCGGCCGCCCTGCGCGCGCCCTGCGTCGTGCTGCACGATTGCGGGCACGTGCCGTACGTCGAGGCGGCAGCGGACTTCCGTGCGGCCCTCGACCCGTTCTTGCCGCGCGCATGA
- a CDS encoding PDZ domain-containing protein encodes MRVLTALALVVLAASPAAAQRPVDPKKPAPAPAPVTGYGAWFGSIPDMDNSTAGIYLNGVTAGSPAEKAGLKAGDTLLKMAGKPTIDLQSMTEVLRNHKPGDTITVVFQREGAEKSVAVILGVRPGS; translated from the coding sequence ATGCGCGTCCTCACTGCGCTCGCTCTCGTAGTTCTTGCCGCTTCGCCGGCGGCCGCCCAGCGGCCCGTCGATCCCAAGAAGCCGGCCCCCGCTCCCGCCCCGGTCACCGGCTACGGCGCCTGGTTCGGCTCGATCCCCGACATGGACAACTCCACGGCCGGGATCTACCTGAACGGCGTCACCGCCGGCTCGCCTGCCGAAAAGGCCGGGCTCAAGGCCGGGGACACCCTGCTCAAGATGGCCGGCAAGCCGACCATCGACCTGCAGTCGATGACCGAAGTGCTCCGGAACCACAAGCCGGGCGACACCATCACGGTCGTCTTCCAGCGCGAAGGCGCCGAGAAGTCGGTCGCGGTGATCCTCGGCGTGCGGCCCGGTTCGTGA
- a CDS encoding ATP-binding cassette domain-containing protein → MSALATQALRIRYPAQSHWALDGVTLDVAPGAITWLTGALGSGTSTLLLAMAGLAPRLTGGERTGAVLLDGRDVATLAPLPHGIASPRADPGAAVERDRRHGAR, encoded by the coding sequence ATGAGCGCGCTCGCGACGCAGGCACTTCGCATTCGCTACCCGGCGCAATCGCACTGGGCCCTCGACGGCGTGACGCTCGACGTCGCGCCCGGCGCCATCACCTGGCTGACCGGCGCGCTCGGCAGCGGCACCAGCACGCTCTTGCTGGCGATGGCCGGACTCGCACCCCGATTGACGGGCGGCGAGCGGACCGGAGCGGTCCTCCTCGATGGGCGCGACGTGGCGACGCTGGCACCGCTGCCGCACGGCATCGCCTCACCTCGGGCCGACCCCGGCGCTGCAGTTGAGCGGGATCGCCGCCACGGTGCGCGATGA
- a CDS encoding GAF domain-containing protein encodes MSQPVLDADRVVTRLRSAFNHAVPRQEMLTLAAELIQGAGAPYTSVYLYMLHGNELVLEAYSGRDTEHDRIPVGKGVCGTAVATGQDQNVGDVQGRENYIACNLFTRSELVVLIRRGTQILGQIDVDSDVLDPFTPEEERAVRQVAEALAVLL; translated from the coding sequence GTGAGTCAGCCGGTGCTCGATGCCGATCGCGTCGTCACGCGACTGCGCTCGGCGTTCAACCACGCAGTCCCGCGGCAGGAGATGCTGACCCTCGCCGCGGAGCTGATCCAGGGAGCGGGTGCACCGTACACCTCGGTGTACCTCTACATGCTGCACGGCAACGAGCTGGTGCTCGAGGCCTACAGCGGGCGCGACACCGAGCACGATCGCATTCCGGTCGGCAAGGGCGTCTGCGGCACTGCCGTCGCCACGGGACAGGATCAGAACGTCGGCGACGTGCAGGGCCGCGAGAATTACATCGCCTGCAATCTCTTCACGCGCTCGGAGCTGGTCGTCCTGATCCGCCGCGGCACCCAGATCCTCGGCCAGATCGATGTCGACTCCGATGTCCTCGATCCATTCACCCCCGAGGAGGAGCGCGCCGTGCGGCAGGTGGCGGAGGCGCTCGCGGTCCTGCTGTGA
- a CDS encoding ABC transporter ATP-binding protein, which translates to MGATWRRWHRCRTASPHLGPTPALQLSGIAATVRDEIAVGPMNLGWPVEQIRAAADDAMQRLGIGHLADRAPRALSGGEQQRVLLAALAATSPTLWLLDEPFSALDASSRAHVQQWLRGLAAGGATVVIACDEADTMADLADRLVVLQRGAVALDGAPSTLLASDAILATGAATTEAATLAAAAQMPAPRPIHTSSLLDAAGLTAPAAVSSTLAAPIGSGAPLLECRDVQFAYRDGPAVLRGVSLAVHAGEAVGLFGANGAGKSTLLRLAMALDHPTQGVVAARGLDTRGRHPEDLAPAVGFLFQQPERQLFSASVRAECAVGPRLAGWNSTQVADAVAAVLTELGLEDVADEHPYDLPVPRRRLVALAAVLATDPELLLLDEPTAALDGASRTRVAGVVRARVARGRAVVAITHDAAFAHEALDRALWLRDGRITMEGATRSVLSAGGHDLPATLLAALALGLPPGEDRHVAVAAALSRRQTR; encoded by the coding sequence ATGGGCGCGACGTGGCGACGCTGGCACCGCTGCCGCACGGCATCGCCTCACCTCGGGCCGACCCCGGCGCTGCAGTTGAGCGGGATCGCCGCCACGGTGCGCGATGAGATCGCCGTCGGGCCGATGAACCTCGGCTGGCCGGTGGAGCAGATTCGCGCCGCGGCAGACGACGCGATGCAGCGGCTTGGTATAGGGCATCTCGCCGATCGGGCGCCTCGTGCCCTGTCCGGTGGCGAACAGCAGCGCGTGCTGCTCGCGGCGCTTGCCGCGACGTCTCCGACGCTCTGGCTGCTCGACGAACCCTTCTCGGCCCTCGACGCGAGCAGCCGCGCCCACGTACAGCAGTGGCTGCGCGGGCTCGCCGCGGGCGGCGCCACCGTGGTGATCGCCTGCGACGAGGCCGACACGATGGCCGACCTGGCTGATCGATTGGTCGTGCTGCAGCGTGGTGCCGTGGCACTCGACGGCGCGCCGTCCACCTTGCTCGCGAGTGATGCGATCCTCGCCACCGGTGCGGCAACCACCGAGGCAGCGACGCTCGCCGCCGCGGCGCAGATGCCGGCCCCGCGCCCGATCCACACCTCGTCATTGCTGGATGCGGCGGGCCTCACGGCACCGGCCGCGGTGTCGAGTACGCTCGCGGCGCCGATCGGGAGCGGCGCACCGCTGCTCGAATGCCGCGACGTGCAGTTCGCCTATCGCGACGGCCCCGCAGTGCTTCGCGGCGTCTCGCTCGCGGTGCACGCCGGCGAGGCGGTCGGGTTGTTCGGCGCGAACGGTGCCGGCAAGTCGACGCTGTTGCGGCTCGCCATGGCCCTGGATCATCCGACGCAGGGCGTCGTCGCGGCCCGCGGGCTCGACACCCGCGGCCGGCACCCCGAGGACCTGGCCCCCGCCGTTGGATTCCTCTTTCAGCAGCCGGAACGACAACTCTTTTCGGCGTCGGTGCGGGCCGAATGCGCGGTCGGCCCACGGCTCGCTGGATGGAACAGCACGCAGGTGGCCGACGCGGTCGCGGCCGTGCTCACCGAACTCGGGTTGGAGGACGTGGCCGACGAACACCCGTATGACCTGCCAGTGCCCCGCCGCCGCCTGGTGGCACTCGCGGCGGTGCTGGCAACCGACCCCGAACTCCTGCTGCTCGACGAGCCGACCGCCGCGCTGGACGGTGCCTCACGCACGCGCGTCGCGGGGGTCGTTCGCGCGCGGGTGGCGCGCGGGCGGGCGGTGGTGGCGATTACGCATGATGCGGCCTTTGCCCACGAGGCACTCGACCGCGCCCTCTGGCTGCGCGATGGGCGGATCACCATGGAGGGAGCGACCCGGAGCGTCCTCTCCGCCGGGGGGCATGACCTTCCCGCGACGCTGCTCGCCGCCCTTGCCCTCGGCCTCCCGCCGGGAGAGGATCGCCACGTGGCGGTCGCGGCCGCGCTCTCGCGCCGCCAAACGCGCTAG